From a region of the Gossypium raimondii isolate GPD5lz chromosome 10, ASM2569854v1, whole genome shotgun sequence genome:
- the LOC105776226 gene encoding mitogen-activated protein kinase kinase kinase 5-like, giving the protein MRWLQSLSFSSSSSSSSSSSSSSTCTGKNCKENHNNKNHKQCYNFGFRLGVSKLTRPRELRRVKDQEVAPTKEGTAPLLSAGYHTPLSSPTSSFRGTTPALPVPLPLPLPVPEGDSEQRLSPKEFGLGKGLEDRDKEKADGTPPNLSVFACRGCWKTTDHAKTRPMKALSQEMIIEDSFEDECRANVPIRSAPASPSSSHAIICPQSKNAGDMFPHHMFSPSYHAWSAPEMSTLGTPVVPPLAFYDYGGFSSDNTPFHSPPNRSPHRRQSSHSGPTSPIQQWVSPDISPSRLESNGHINVHPLPLPPGAAIACTSASITQVTTNPDPLPMNCQWQKGKLIGRGTFGSVYVASNRETGALCAMKEVEICPDDPKSAECIKQLEQEIKVLSHLKHPNIVQYYGSEIAEDKFYIYLEYVHPGSINKYVRDHYGAITESVIRNFTRHILSGLAYLHSTKTIHRDIKGANLLVDASGVVKLADFGMSKHLSGQRADLSLKGSPYWMAPELLQAVMQKDNRSELALAVDIWSLGCTIIEMYTGKAPWSEYEGAAAMFKVLRDTPPTPETLSPEGKDFLRCCFQRNPADRPSASMLLEHRFIKCTNSRVSHHLTDNVHGR; this is encoded by the exons ATGCGTTGGCTTCAgagtctttctttttcttcttcttcatcgtCATCTTCATCTTCGTCTTCTTCATCAACCTGTACggggaaaaattgtaaagagaatcataataataaaaaccatAAGCAATGTTACAATTTTGGGTTTCGCCTGGGGGTATCTAAGCTGACGAGGCCACGGGAGCTGAGGCGTGTAAAAGATCAGGAGGTTGCTCCCACGAAGGAAGGGACGGCGCCGCTGCTCTCCGCCGGTTACCATACTCCATTGTCCTCGCCGACTTCGTCTTTTAGGGGAACAACGCCTGCTTTGCCGGTGCCATTGCCGCTCCCGCTTCCCGTTCCGGAAGGAGACAGCGAGCAACGGTTGTCGCCGAAAGAATTTGGGCTTGGTAAAGGTTTAGAGGATAGAGATAAAGAAAAAGCAGATGGAACTCCTCCCAATTTAAG CGTGTTTGCTTGTCGTGGCTGCTGGAAAACAACGGATCATGCCAAAACAAGACCTATGAAAGCATTAAGCCAAGAAATGATTATAGAGGACAGCTTCGAGGATGAGTGTAGGGCGAATGTTCCAATTAGGAGTGCCCCTGCAAGTCCGTCAAGCAGTCATGCTATAATTTGCCCACAGAGCAAGAATGCAGGGGACATGTTTCCACACCACATGTTTTCTCCAAGTTATCATGCTTGGTCTGCACCAGAGATGTCAACATTAGGCACTCCAGTGGTTCCTCCCTTAGCATTCTATGATTACGGTGGATTTAGCTCTGATAATACTCCATTTCACAGTCCACCAAATAGAAGTCCTCATCGAAGGCAGAGTAGCCATAGTGGACCTACTTCACCAATACAACAATGGGTTTCACCTGACATCTCACCATCCCGACTTGAAAGCAACGGCCATATCAATGTCCATCCATTACCCCTTCCTCCTGGAGCAGCCATAGCTTGTACATCAGCTTCAATTACCCAAGTTACAACTAATCCAGACCCATTGCCAATGAATTGTCAATGGCAAAAAGGCAAGCTTATCGGGCGTGGTACatttggaagtgtttatgttgCCAGTAACAG AGAAACTGGAGCTTTATGTGCAATGAAGGAAGTTGAGATATGTCCGGATGACCCAAAATCTGCAGAGTGTATAAAGCAACTAGAGCAG GAGATTAAGGTTCTTAGCCACCTCAAGCATCCAAACATAGTTCAGTATTATGGTAGTGAAATA GCTGAAGACAAGTTCTATATATATTTGGAGTATGTTCATCCTGgttcaattaataaatatgttcGTGATCACTACGGTGCCATAACTGAATCTGTTATTCGCAATTTTACTCGCCATATTCTTTCCGGGTTGGCTTACCTGCATAGCACAAAGACGATCCACAG GGATATTAAAGGTGCTAATTTGCTTGTTGATGCATCGGGAGTTGTCAAGCTTGCTGACTTTGGGATGTCCAAACAT CTTAGTGGACAAAGAGCTGATCTATCTTTGAAGGGAAGCCCATATTGGATGGCTCCAGAG CTCTTGCAAGCTGTGATGCAGAAAGATAACCGTTCTGAACTTGCTCTAGCTGTTGATATTTGGAGTTTGGGTTGTACAATTATTGAAATGTACACCGGTAAAGCACCATGGAGTGAATATGAAGGG GCTGCAGCTATGTTTAAAGTGCTGAGGGATACTCCTCCGACACCTGAAACATTATCACCCGAGGGGAAGGATTTCCTGCGCTGCTGCTTCCAAAGAAATCCAGCGGACAGACCATCTGCGAGCATGTTACTAGAGCACCGGTTTATAAAATGCACAAACAGTCGGGTGTCTCATCATCTAACGGATAACGTCCATGGTAGATAA